The Lonchura striata isolate bLonStr1 chromosome 6, bLonStr1.mat, whole genome shotgun sequence nucleotide sequence CTCCCTGGCGCCCCCCGGCGGCTGGGAGGACCGAGGAAACGTTCGGCCTCAGCGGCGCCCCCCGGTAACCGGGAGGACCATGGCCgtgcccaaaaacccccaaaaaatgcccccaaaaacgACCCCCCTAAACACAAAAAATGCTTCCAAGCCCCCCcacaacaaaaccccccaaaatcactcACCGAACCCCCCCAGGACTTCCCAaaaattttccctgaaaaatgcTCCCAAAACTTTCCAAAAACTGTTCAATGCCCGCAGTGCCCCCTAGCGGCCGGGAGGACCGAGGCTTTCCAGTGCCAGCGGCGCCCCCTGGTGGCCAGGATGACAAAAGCGGTTTCATGCCCCCAGCGCCCCCTAGCGGCCGGGAGGACCGAGGCTGCTCAGTGGCGCCCCATAGTGGCCAAGAGGCGGCCGGGAGCAACCGACACCCCCCTGCTCGGTGGcgccccccgctgtccccgcagggctccgcagcccctcccctcccctcaccTGCGCGGTGCCGGGGGGGCTCCCGTGGccccccaggaacagcagcacccccGGCGCGGCCTCGGTGCGGTGGGCGGCGGCCGAGTCGAAGGCCAGCAGGCGCCGCGTGGCGCCGTGGCGGTGCCGCAGCCACTGCAGCGTGAAGGGCTCGGCCGGGGGCGCGAAGGCGCAGTGCAgccgccccggcgcccccaGCAGCGCCCGCGTCTGCGGTGTCCGCGTGGACACTaacagggacactgaggggtgggacagggcgtcaggggtgtggggacatcggggacactggggacatcggggatgTGGGGGGATGTCAGAGACATTGTGGGGCGGGACAGGGTAGTCATGGGGTgcggggacatcggggacactggggacatcggggatgtgtggggacatcagggacatcgGGGATGTGTGGGGACACtagggacatcggggacaccggggatatGGGGGGATATCAGGGACACTGCGGGGTGGGGCAGGGCATCACCGgcggggggacactggggacactagggacaccggggacatgGGGATAATGGGGGACATgaggacaatggggggacatcggggacaagGGGACAATGGAGATGTGTGGGATAATGGGGACAATagggggacatcggggacatcagTAGCATCCGGGACATTGGGGAAATGTCCCCGATGCCCCTgatgtccccccattgtccccattgtcccccagtggggggacatcggggacatcagAGACATTGGGGATAATGGgtggacattggggacatcagggacatcggggacatggggacagtgtgggggcATCAGGACAGTGGGGTGATGTTGTGCATGTGaggacaatggggacattgggataTTGGCATGGGGAACATGGGGTGACACCGGGGACGTTTGGAGCCGTGGGGTGGCAAACACAGAGGTGACAAACACAGAGCTGGCAaacacaggtgacacagaagtgacagtgacacacagGTGCCACACACAGGTGACAATGACACAGGTGACCAGGTGCCACAcacaggtgacagtgacacaggtgacacacagagctgtccccggtgtcccctcaccATTGAGGAGCGGCGGGTCTCCTCcccgctgctgcagcagcgCCGTCCCCTCCCCCtcgggtgtccccagggccaggagccacCAGCGCGTCCCCAGCCCGGGGTGGCACTGCGGGGACCCCGGGGACGTCCCCGGGGGTGGCAGCAGCGGCGCCGTGGGGCTGAGCTCGCACCGGGGGGGCAGCcgggagggaccccaaaattcccccagcacccccaaggggtctgcagggaaagggaaagagcaGGGGGTGagctgcaccccaaaatcccaccaaacacccccaaaattccatcaaatccccccaaactcccctcagcaccccccaggggactgcaggaaaagggaaagagcagGGGGTGagctgcaccccaaaatcccatcaaatacccccaaaattccatcaaatacccccaaaattccatcaaatacccccaaaatcccctcagcaccccccaggggactgcaggaaaagggaaagagcagGGGGTGAGCTGCACTCCAAAATCACagcaaatccacccaaaatccccccaaaacccccaaaaatcacccccaacccccccccaggaccccacaaaaaaacaccaaaaatttcccccaaaattcccttaaaaCCCTCCAGGagtcaccccaaaacaaccccaaaaaatgcccccaaaaccccctagaatcccccaaaaatgcccccaaaacaTCCACAGAACACCCCAAGAAGCCCCCCAAAATTGCCCtcaaaaatcgcccccaaaaaccccccaaaatcccctgaaaACCGCCCCTGAACCCCCccagaaaaacccccaaaagcccccaaaacccctcaaaatcgcccccaaaaccccccaaaatcgccctcaaaatcgcccccaaaaccccccaaaatcgcccccaaccccccccaggaccccccaaaatcactcccgaacccccccaggaccccccagaagCCTTTCCCGCCCCCCCCCAGAACCGCGGGGGTCCCCCTCAACTGGGGGGTCTCGCACCGATGACATCGAAGGCGTTCTGGGGGTCCCGcggggggccgggggccgggggggccTCGGGACCCCCCAGAAGCCGGAGCAGGGCCCCGCGGGGGGAGGGGGCGCCGCGCTCGTCCAGCAGGGGGCAGCGCAGGgcggggggggggtccccaaaaaccGCCACCCCCCCCCAGGCCAGGAACAGCCCTGGGGGGGCAAAAatatggggctgggggggcttgAGGGGGCAAAGAGGGGATGTGGGGGGTCCTagggggtctgggggaatttgggggggattttgggggtcttgGGTGGACaaagaggggttttggggggtcatggggggttttgggagcgTTTCGGGGGCATTTGAGGGGAGTTTGGCGGAATTTGGGAAGGTTCTAGGGGGCTTTCGGAATCcagggggggctctggggactcCTGGAGAGATTTGGGGGCGTCTTAGGGGGCATTTCGGGGGAGCctgggggggatctgggggggtcctggggtggttgtgggggtcctggggggcgtTTAGGTGGTCCTGAACAGGTTTTGGGAGGTcctgggggagttttgggggagaTTAGGGAGGTcgtgggggatttggggggatccAGGGGGGGTCCGGAGTGGTTTAGGGGATCccgagggggtttggggggtcctgggggatttCAAGAGGGCTTCGGGAGATTTGAGGAAGATCCGGGGGGTCCttggggggatttaggggagtcctgggggggtctgggggaaaTTCGGGAGTCCTGGGGGATTTCGGGCGGTCCAAGGGGACCTGGGGGGCcttgggggggggttggggggaaTTCGGCAGGTCCTGGGGGATTTTgaagggtcctggggggggtccgagaagggatctgggggtgcCGGGGTGGGGTATAGGGGGAtctgggggctcctgggggactttggggggttcctgggggattttggggggtcgcAAAGGGGTCCTGgacaggatttggggggtctttgaaggatttgggggtgctgggggggggtcttggggaagattttggggtccccggggaGATTTGaggcagttttttttttttttttggtggggggggagtgcaggaatttgggaagttttgagtggggaattttgggggtcccggttCCGGGAATGTCCCGAATTTGGGGGTTCCGATTTTTGGGGTTATGGATTTTTGAGGTTTTCCGAAATTTGAGGGGatttcccaggatttggggttgaggggggggggcggggctCGGATCCGCCGGGATTTGGGGTCGGGGCGGTTTTGGGATCccgatttttggggtttttcgcCCCTTCCTCACCCGCCAGCGCCAGCCGCGCTCCCGCCATCGCTTTCGCTTTCGCTCTGGCcccgccccaaatccccaaaaccgCCACAAATCCCCAAAACCGCCACAAAATTCCCCCCGGGAGCTCCGGCCacgccccaaaccccaaaattctcctcAGGGaccctggcaggactgagcccgtggcacagtgacccacgctgcagcactcggagggggctgtgcccaggggatggactccgctccgagaagttcctggagaagtctcggccgggagagagcgcagggtgcagcagggaacgactcctgtccctgagcagagggagaagccccgggggatgagctgagcatggccccattccctgtctcctgccctgccgggggaggaggtgcagctgggagcagggagccgtggggaaagctgcatttaaggctctgcactgacttctcctgctcctgctccgagtctttggagttttctgacagaaatctctcccctgccccacccacccacagggcttggggcaggtttcccttttcgggggaaatcaaagcgaagctcTGATGcactaacgaggggcaggagaagtgaggctcctgggcttcccgcagaggcggaggcacgggaggcgcagggccgggaaagccgtggcgggaggcgcggagaagtttgtttgtgtgggcagctcaatcccggctcggcccgggcccgtgccggggctgttcctcatctccggctttcccctcacgcagcccgggggcgccgagagcgcggggcgaggcggggccgtgcgcagagcccgccccgagctcgctgccattggccgccggtgccgtcagtcgcggttgcggcgcgctgattggtgggagcggggcgcggcgcggccccggcggcgggctgagggcggccgtggccgcgcagcaccgccattggccgagcggctgcgcgggcccggcagcggcggcagcggccggagcgcggtgaggcggcggcggcggagctcggaggcggccccggcgcaggtgggagccgcgctgggctctgcgggggctcggggctggctgcgggcggagggggcggcagggggctccggcggctcgccggtgccgtgtccggcccgtgccggccccgggctgagggcgctgcgggagcggctgcccgcggtctccttcccgccggggccgggcaggagccgctgccggagcagcgctggctcggcccggctgctgtgggtgggacagaggggctgccccgcggccgggagcgggcggggaaattcccgtcgccggaggttcgtgtgcccgggggagagcgaggagtcctgtcaaagtgactttattgccgagcaggggcagaggccgtggggcatttgccgtgcgctctctgccgtggctgtagtccgcagcctcctttttatcctcattttcccggccgcatctccctctgcctttgcccaccggctgagttccttggaaggttccgacttcccgatgcgcctggagcctgtcctcgttaatgtgcaccctccttttgtagaacagccgatattcatggctctgttaagtctttgttcttctcctcgaagttcgggaatgtagcgggactttgagcagctgtctgggtcaatttgtaacatttattggaactggtggtttctccccttatctacaggtgcccggccctatctccaggcagattcactccttgactctgttttgttcttcccgggtcctctttggttttgggattattctcggtgccctcattccctgtccttttgtagccgtttgtggatcaggaggcctggctgccacctgcatgccctggctcagctgctggatgagctgcactgccaaggtgtggagcatggtaaaaagatgagagttgctgcagcacagaagaggagaagcagcattcctttatcccctggtgtgctggggagccaggaaagcgtgtcccattcccatcctttccatgtttggaccaatacataaactgctctcctatttcctttcttatcttttttagcagttttctcgtcatctctttgccaacagcagtttgagccatttagttttccacaaactcctgctttttctgctaagagataatctgatcccattctctggtgaaatgttgtgttcctcatttcagtggcttggtcggcaggaaggtcaggagctggagctgtctggttggttcttattctgaGGACAGCTTATAATCAAATGATGccattcaaataaaaaatgggttctctgtctcctgatatgaatttgtgagaaacgccaatcacttggtttttaaaatgttagaagtttaatactagtaaaatggttataaaagtaggaatacaattagactaataaaaatttagagttaggacaattgcaagacattaaaaagcaaagacttgCAGATGTCCGGATGCTCTCTTGGGCACTTAAGCCACAACAACCataccttgtgaataaaggaatcacccctaaaaaaatacactgttgcatattcttatatccttcatggttatgcatacattttatttaaaacaagaaactctgtctgttgtatgtcagctgttttttttaatccccacggcatcctccagtctgagcatggcctgaagaaattaacttcttctagtaagaaatccataaattgctcttctctggagaatttaggtgttccttgagcgaatttaggtgttctcattccttaacccccccccccccacacacacacacattcatattttctcttttaactactaaagcttcattttatctacaaagctacgtttaccatactattaaaatgttcatacagcacaagttatcattataacataatacatgtagtaactatctgcacagagccatataacatgcatttttcacaaaatcattttggttcccaggggctggtccatggtgttgtaggatttgttctggtggccgttcatcttttccccatgtttgggcgctccctcaagctggggctgcatcaattgaccattttttttcttactccttcatcatatacttgaattccaactgatttccctgaacttgttctagcaaaactcccagtgctctgatacaccctgtacagcacagacagtgacagcaggtgttggagtgggcagagggatgttcccccccttattttagtgaagttttcacaacattctccatttgctgtttccctttgcagcttcagccatttctgttgcagagtcagagatcctcagcatgggctctgccttcagctgtgcagattccatctgtgcaagcaggcagagcttggggtgaggggcagagggaatcagccaattcctgccccaggcaagaagagccaggtacattgtccccagtttgccccagcagtgttaatttgcatttctgaagctcctcctgggtgcctggaatgcagcttctcttccacagcagccttcagcagcctcagttgtgCCCCCCCCCCAcaatctgctgcttttttttttccttcaaatcatctatttattgttcatgagttaaagggtcacctttaaatctcatctagttttgaaaattttgaaaaactctaatcacttggtttttaaaattttaaaagtttaataataataaaatggttataaaaataataatacaattagagttaggacaattacaagacaaaaagagcaaagaattacggatgtccagatgctctcggacCCTAAGTCAAGAAAAccatgacttgtgaacaaaggaatcacccttaaaccaagacacttgttgcatattcatacatccttcatggttatgcatacatcctattctaaacaagaaactctgttgtatgtcaactgttccctttaatcccctggcatcttcaagtctgagcaaggcctgaagaaattagcttcttctgatcagaagccataaattcctctcctttggaagatttaggtgttcttcgaagggatcatctcattcctaaaaagaaaactccccccacatacataatctctattttaacataatgttgtaacctaaaactacacttaacacaatatgtaagggaattaatacagcataactttctaacattacacatataatattcattgtaacatttgtgaaaagccaatcataaatatgcatttttcacaatcccaCCTCTTACTGCGCAAGCcaaatgatttataaagaatatttcctgtcctcctgcattctttggactctgttggtaatcaaataaaacatgggattaaacaaagaagaaatatcaaaacacttgtaacacataaaaggaagaatcctaatttcttccaccatcccattctcaatacattaccccacctgctagtttttaacgttattttcccatttttggactgatacctgggtcataatttttttctgatatcctttgttttttccaggatgacatcctcattgccatctattttcaacaatctgtacACCCCATTCTTTAGCCAATAACTAGCGTAAAGCCAACCTATTTTAATgcactgcaggtgatgtttggctttgcagactccatattaattccaatgcctgagcagctttgtttattatcttctctataactgcttggagtcatttaatatgactcaggatataatttggggttaacacagagctagactgctgtgcttgttttacctttttttttactaactgtCTCTTTACCAAATCTTGGactatatttctaagatcaaatgtaaaacaaatgcatctctctccttttggacattccatgccccaagtattactactttttcctacattctttgtaatgtgataattttccccctttttcctgcagatacttaatttggatgggttataacagtgcctgttgacatgggtgtgtgtaacaaaaaggaactttggtttctttccatgtgatactttctgtagcatttgtgacacgatcttgctgctatctcagaagggaaaagacaacaaatgagagacagaaacaggaatgacagaggtctggcttggcttatacccccacctcccctgcctgtggggctgctgcccacagcaggtacgtgtgatcttctcgctggtgagtacagtgctcaatccaggcttgccctctgtttcccttgtcactcc carries:
- the LOC144246370 gene encoding tapasin-like — translated: MAGARLALAGLFLAWGGVAVFGDPPPALRCPLLDERGAPSPRGALLRLLGGPEAPPAPGPPRDPQNAFDVIDPLGVLGEFWGPSRLPPRCELSPTAPLLPPPGTSPGSPQCHPGLGTRWWLLALGTPEGEGTALLQQRGGDPPLLNVSLLVSTRTPQTRALLGAPGRLHCAFAPPAEPFTLQWLRHRHGATRRLLAFDSAAAHRTEAAPGVLLFLGGHGSPPGTAQPPGGAREVSLQLPPLSVSDDGAFVCSVSTPRGQVQQVLRLHVIAPPRVSLLPSRLSPGLPAELRCDAVGFFPLDVEIRWEHRTHGHTRPRPGDTLGYSPVTTLGPSWSSGHRRAADGTFSRSAGLRVAAAAPGDSYSCLVTHAAWDTPHRVTVVVAGATMPSVEDMAGMALVAFVIEGLSLRLWPSAGR